Proteins encoded in a region of the Lujinxingia vulgaris genome:
- a CDS encoding zinc-dependent metalloprotease family protein: protein MFYAPRRHVLTPLHLLALLCALLTLSACEQLQQVAEFVDSISTGAPCESGLECLGGYCLDEQDGYPGGYCSELSCEEEGCLGFSSECLVLPLAGEAACYERCDRDNSCERAGEGYACTLVDDTPVCLPADLAVGSEPGKPGAPCTSDVACEEGLTCLTNLYGGYCASIGCNPDQGCDDGACVTLNPEAEADDVVFACMAACESDQDCRFGYSCLANDENEPAYCQENEQSEGPRNPDGADDGEPCGANLGCKGGSCIREVEKDNGEVSFPGGYCTTRYCSDDEDCNGGICLVQNNHPTCMAGCATDADCRQGYSCRTGREGRSFCDSTTAPPEIDTSGAPALELVCGSQKTYDVEVDAGAVGFLLTPFNPGGLAIEPRTLRRPDGSTLNIQNDYAFHAINPAILTSLAPMLFPATNDTSLANTFGGGTYQMGVASNASETCHYVIAQPSAGRTLRLRFYLIGVPGLSAATAASNRDLQEAIATMATIYDAMNIEVEVAAYEELSDELTDSYSIVRTLDDAFDLVALSEAPGTTLDENLVVNVFLIDDFAVEDSPGLLGISAGLPGAAGLHASPASGLVFSTAGLGEDNATIGQILAHEVGHYLGLRHTTEHLGSAQDPITDTPSCLFPNLGYFCDDAENFMFPFSLGPDQRLTTSGQSFVLRRNPLVRP from the coding sequence ATGTTTTATGCGCCCCGTCGGCATGTTCTTACCCCTTTGCATCTGCTGGCGCTGCTGTGCGCGCTGCTCACCTTAAGCGCCTGCGAGCAGCTCCAGCAGGTCGCCGAGTTTGTCGACTCCATCAGCACCGGCGCCCCCTGCGAGAGCGGCCTGGAGTGCCTGGGCGGCTATTGCCTCGACGAGCAAGATGGCTATCCGGGTGGCTACTGCTCCGAGCTCAGCTGCGAAGAGGAGGGCTGCCTGGGATTTTCATCGGAGTGTCTGGTGCTGCCCCTGGCTGGCGAGGCCGCCTGTTACGAGCGCTGCGATCGTGACAACAGCTGCGAGCGCGCCGGTGAGGGCTACGCCTGCACGCTGGTCGACGACACCCCGGTATGCCTTCCGGCCGACCTGGCTGTGGGCAGTGAGCCCGGCAAACCCGGCGCCCCCTGCACCAGCGATGTGGCCTGCGAGGAGGGCCTGACCTGCCTGACCAACCTCTACGGCGGCTACTGCGCCAGCATCGGCTGCAACCCCGACCAGGGCTGCGACGACGGCGCCTGCGTTACGCTCAACCCGGAGGCCGAGGCCGACGACGTGGTCTTCGCCTGCATGGCCGCCTGTGAGAGCGACCAGGACTGCCGCTTTGGCTACAGCTGCCTGGCTAATGACGAAAACGAGCCGGCCTACTGCCAGGAAAACGAGCAGTCCGAAGGCCCCCGCAACCCCGATGGCGCCGACGATGGCGAGCCCTGCGGCGCCAACCTGGGCTGCAAGGGCGGAAGTTGCATCCGCGAGGTTGAGAAAGACAATGGCGAGGTCTCGTTTCCGGGCGGCTACTGCACCACCCGCTACTGCAGCGATGATGAAGACTGCAACGGCGGCATCTGCCTGGTGCAAAACAACCATCCCACCTGCATGGCCGGCTGCGCCACCGACGCCGACTGCCGCCAGGGCTACAGCTGCCGCACGGGGCGCGAGGGCCGCTCCTTCTGCGACTCCACCACCGCCCCGCCCGAGATCGACACGAGCGGCGCCCCGGCGCTGGAGCTCGTCTGCGGCTCACAGAAAACCTACGACGTTGAGGTTGATGCCGGCGCGGTAGGATTTTTGCTCACCCCCTTTAACCCGGGCGGCCTGGCCATTGAGCCGCGCACGCTGCGCCGCCCCGATGGCTCCACCCTCAACATCCAGAACGACTATGCGTTTCACGCCATCAACCCGGCGATCCTCACAAGTCTCGCGCCGATGCTTTTCCCGGCCACCAACGACACAAGCCTGGCCAACACCTTTGGCGGGGGCACCTACCAGATGGGCGTGGCCTCCAACGCCTCGGAGACCTGCCACTACGTCATCGCCCAGCCCTCGGCCGGGCGCACCTTGCGGCTGCGTTTCTACCTCATAGGCGTGCCCGGCTTGAGCGCGGCGACCGCCGCTTCCAACCGCGATCTTCAGGAAGCCATCGCCACCATGGCCACCATCTACGATGCGATGAACATCGAGGTGGAGGTCGCCGCCTACGAAGAACTCTCCGACGAGCTCACCGACTCGTACAGCATCGTCCGCACCCTGGACGACGCCTTCGATCTGGTCGCCCTCTCGGAGGCGCCGGGCACCACGCTCGATGAGAATCTGGTGGTCAATGTCTTCCTCATCGACGACTTCGCCGTGGAAGACTCCCCGGGCTTGCTGGGCATCTCGGCGGGGCTTCCCGGAGCGGCCGGCCTGCACGCCAGCCCCGCCTCCGGCCTTGTCTTCTCGACGGCCGGCCTGGGCGAAGACAACGCCACCATCGGTCAGATCCTGGCGCATGAGGTCGGCCATTACCTGGGCCTTCGCCACACCACCGAACACCTGGGGAGCGCGCAGGATCCCATCACCGACACACCCAGCTGCCTCTTCCCCAACCTGGGCTATTTCTGCGACGACGCCGAAAACTTCATGTTCCCCTTCTCGCTCGGCCCCGACCAGCGCCTGACAACCTCCGGCCAGTCCTTTGTGCTGAGGCGAAACCCGCTGGTGCGTCCCTGA
- a CDS encoding HEAT repeat domain-containing protein, with translation MYPTPRQTLATLLLLVATLLSAPAAAQSSPTHGDHDQPARPGLNDPATDTQNAPHARGAERLAFLLSGFEHVPDRRELDQVGSPAEVVGWLNAFLNDPEERAVIRLRALDLLSLYASEEARVPLSRLAAADHRADDHPLNASVRTRAQARHRALTALARNDHPQAFDIWRDALKSDDIQIRITAIGLLRRHAPERALPHLEQLATEDTRPAVQRALNRPIGGASNAPSRLIP, from the coding sequence ATGTATCCGACACCACGCCAGACACTCGCCACCCTGCTGCTCCTGGTCGCGACTCTACTGAGCGCTCCGGCCGCCGCGCAGTCCTCACCGACCCACGGCGACCACGACCAACCCGCCCGCCCCGGGCTCAATGACCCGGCGACCGACACACAAAACGCCCCCCACGCCCGGGGCGCTGAAAGGCTGGCGTTTTTACTCTCCGGTTTTGAACATGTTCCCGATCGCCGGGAGCTCGACCAGGTCGGAAGCCCCGCCGAAGTTGTCGGCTGGCTCAACGCCTTTCTGAACGATCCGGAGGAGCGCGCCGTGATCCGCCTGCGCGCCCTCGATCTCCTCAGCCTCTACGCCAGCGAGGAGGCCCGCGTGCCGCTCTCCAGGCTCGCCGCTGCCGACCACCGCGCCGACGACCACCCGCTCAACGCCTCGGTCCGCACCCGCGCTCAGGCGCGCCACCGCGCACTCACCGCCCTGGCCCGAAACGATCACCCGCAAGCCTTCGATATCTGGCGCGACGCCCTGAAAAGCGACGACATCCAGATCCGCATCACCGCCATCGGACTTTTGCGCCGCCACGCCCCCGAGCGCGCCCTGCCGCACCTTGAGCAGCTGGCCACCGAAGACACGCGTCCCGCCGTGCAACGCGCGTTAAATCGCCCGATCGGGGGAGCCTCTAACGCCCCCTCGCGTCTTATCCCCTGA
- a CDS encoding GGDEF domain-containing protein: MTDDHPYDHDDLSESSEATMIVDANTLRQARAQQKQGRDQAYLIVISGPHTGKMFKVDKDQATLGRSSRAELHVNDVGISRNHARIITYGEDVFVEDLQSANGTYLNGDRLLKRQQLKDGDKITLGSTTILKFTYHDELEENFQKQMLDAALHDGLTGIYNKNYLLNHLSTELPFALRHGTFLSVVMFDVDHFKPVNDTYGHLAGDMILKNLAEITSGVLRTEDVFARYGGEEFTIVCRGTPVDQAQALADRVRMVIERHDFVFEGTRIPITISLGVAGLPHHTARTPEELIGLADQALYDAKRGGRNRVGVAPF; encoded by the coding sequence ATGACCGACGATCATCCCTACGACCACGACGATCTCTCGGAGAGCTCCGAGGCGACCATGATCGTCGACGCGAACACACTTCGACAGGCCCGCGCTCAACAAAAGCAGGGTCGGGACCAGGCCTACCTCATCGTCATCTCCGGCCCCCACACCGGCAAGATGTTCAAGGTCGACAAAGACCAGGCCACCCTGGGTCGCTCCTCCCGCGCCGAGCTCCACGTCAACGACGTGGGCATCTCGCGCAACCACGCCCGCATTATCACGTATGGCGAGGACGTCTTTGTGGAGGATCTCCAGAGCGCCAACGGCACCTACCTCAATGGGGACCGCCTCTTGAAGCGTCAGCAGCTCAAAGACGGCGACAAGATCACGCTCGGCTCCACCACCATCCTCAAGTTCACCTACCACGATGAGCTCGAGGAAAATTTTCAAAAGCAGATGCTCGACGCCGCCCTGCACGACGGGCTGACCGGCATCTACAACAAGAATTACCTGCTCAATCACCTCTCCACCGAGCTGCCCTTCGCGCTTCGCCACGGCACCTTTTTGAGCGTGGTCATGTTCGACGTCGACCACTTCAAGCCGGTCAACGACACCTACGGCCACCTCGCTGGCGACATGATCCTCAAGAACCTGGCTGAGATCACCTCCGGGGTCCTGCGCACCGAAGACGTCTTCGCCCGCTACGGCGGCGAAGAATTCACGATCGTCTGCCGCGGCACCCCCGTCGACCAGGCCCAGGCCCTGGCCGACCGCGTGCGCATGGTGATCGAGCGCCACGACTTCGTCTTTGAGGGCACGCGCATCCCCATCACCATCAGCCTGGGCGTGGCGGGCCTGCCCCACCACACCGCCCGCACCCCCGAGGAGCTCATCGGTCTTGCCGACCAGGCCCTCTACGACGCCAAACGCGGCGGTCGAAACCGG